Part of the Oncorhynchus masou masou isolate Uvic2021 chromosome 24, UVic_Omas_1.1, whole genome shotgun sequence genome is shown below.
GCataaacacaaacatagacacacatagacaacGTTGACCCAGTCTTTACCTTCACCCTCATTTTGACATATCTCACCTCATAGAATCCTTTCACAAAGCACAGGACTTCATCTCTAAAACAATACATCAAATATTGGCCATGGGCCATAAGTTTGCACTTTTTTACAAGACAAATAGGAATGAAGAGTTCCCGTAAGGAGCTGCTAGTATATTGTGTATCATGTAATAAACTGATGTTTGATTTTAGCAGTTGATTCAAACTACAAACCAAACCAAGGAAAACCACCCTGACCTATGACTCACACCAACAGTTAACATTTTTGATTTGCTAAAGCTTCCATTTTCCAAAATGAGGCTGTCAATTTAAACGGAAAAGAGGAAGTTATGTGAAAACCGCAAATAGAAAACTCAGTACATCACTATGCTAACTGATCCAACTGTTTATTTTGCCTGCTAGACTTCTTTTATTTCTGCTTCTGTGCGTGAATATCATGTCATCTTGATAGTTGTCTGGTGTGCGTTTAAAAAGTTATGATACTCATCTGTGTCTTACCCACCAACAGGCATTTTCCACTTGTTATCAAATAAAGCTACCTCACAGCAGAGCAGACACCAGCTGCTTTGATGGTAATTGCACAGACTGCAGTCTACACTTCTTTTAAATTCTCCTGATAGTCAGAATAAAGCACAAATTAGTTTAAACAAATACTGATGGGGgatacaactgaaatattttgttTCTGTATTTTCATGTGTCTATAAAGGGCATTTGTTTTCATAATCTTCATGGAAATGTGCAGCAGTTTGTTGAACAGCTCAGGGAAAATGTGAGAAACAGCAGCACCTGTTCAACGTCAGAGTGAGAAACTGAAGACTTGGAGAAGGAGGATGGGGGCGGGTGCATTTCCTGTTGTGGCTGTGCTTGACACCAGTCTGTGCCGGTGTAGAGAAACACGCATAGCCTACTATTTCTCTCACTTACTGCACCCAGAACAGCCCAACCACATAAATACCCCAGATACTCCTCTGGATCCCTGAGATGGAGTTTCTGATGAAGACTGTAGACTGTCATCAACAACCTCAATTAGAGAAAAACAACGATCTGGAAAACATACTGTAGTTAGCATTACTTATGGTCATTTGAATATTGTGAAAATAATAATGCATTATTAttttccattctctctctgtatagATCTTTAATCGGGAGCTTCCAGACATCTCCAACCCTTCCAACTGAGGAGTCTTCCCTCGTACTTCCTGAGGAGACTCAGACATGGCGACAGACCCTGCGACAGAACTGCCATTCTTCTACGGCAGCATCAGTCGCTCGGAGGCCGAGGAGCACCTGAAGCTGGCAGGCATGGCAGACGGGCTGTTCTTGCTGCGCCAGTGTCTTCGGAGCCTGGGCGGCTACGTGATCTCCCTGATATGGGACATGGACTTCCACCACTACTCTGTGGAGAAACAACTCAATGGCACCTACTGTATTGCGGGTGGCAAGCCCCACTGTGGGCCAGCGGAGCTCTGTGAGTTCTACAGTAAGGACTCAGATGGCCTGGTGTGCAATCTGAAGAAGCCCTGTCTGCGCTCACCAGACAACCCCATTAGAGCAGGTGTATTTGATAACCTGAGGGACAACATGCTGAGGGAGTATGTACGACAGACATGGAACCTGGAGGTGAGGGTTAGCTGAAGAATAGGCAGCAGGGTCACACCAACAGCATCTCTGATGCCCTGTAGAACCTTGGCACGAGTAGGATAACTGTTATTAGTCTGCTGGCCCTGCTGGCCCTGTGTAGGCTCAGGTTGACTAACTGTCTATCTGTGTTCAGGGGGAGGCCATGGAGCAGGCCATCATCAGCCAGGCCCCACAGCTGGAGAAGCTGATCGCCACCACTGCCCATGAGAGGATGCCCTGGTACCACGGCAAGATCCCTCgccaggagggggagaggcgaCTCTATTCCAGGGCACAGCCAGACGGAAAGTTCCTGTGAGTCATTTAATATATTTTAGTTCAATTCCATCCAAAAGTCCCTGTCGTGGTAATTCTTAgacagggacactcaaagtcaatcttaaatgagtCATTATTTACAATCAGCgcactggagaggttccaaccaacttgATGCACCACAGGGAACGTCTGTCAGGAGCTCTAACGGGGCAGTCCCATTAGTTCCCTTATatacaaacatatatatattagTTCCCTTATATACAAACATATATATTAGTTCCCTTATATACAAACATAACAATTTACATCACATCCCAAAACACCTTCAACAATGAttctaatgtttttttttctcatcagAGTCAGAGACAGGGAAGAGTCCGGCACCTTTGCCCTTTCTTTGATGTACGGAAAAACGGCCTACCATTACCAGATCCTACATGACAAATCAGGGAAGTACTCCATGCCAGAGGGAACCAAATTTGACACTGTGTGGCAGGTAGACTGTTCTGTCTTCTTCAACAAATTGGTTCAAATGTATTATGTCTGCTACCTCATGTTAAAGTTTACCTCACTCTCGCTCCCTTCTACACTGCAGCTGGTTGAGTATCTTAAGATGAAGCCTGATGGGCTAGTGACAGTTCTGAGGGAACCATGTGTGAACCGCAGCAATGCCAAACGTACTGAACCAACATTTTGTTCTCAAGTGAATCAAAATCATCACATTCTTCTTATCCTTTCACAAAATGTGTCCCCAATGCAATTTAATTAATTGTCTTATTTTTCAAATGCATTTTCAGAGACTCCGGTTGTGCCCTCAGGGGTGAGTGTCAAGAACATTTTATAATTTATCCATGGTAGATACAGTACTTTCCAACTTCATTCACACAGATCTACTGAATACAGTACATTTCTTTCAGCGGTTGTCCAGAACAAATAGATACACACCGCCACCTGGAGGTAGGTCACTAACATTACAACAGACACACGTGGCCTTTCCACCAAAATACACATTAAAAAATCATTGAATGTGTCTTTATGTCATTTACCTGTGGTTTGGCCCTTTCTTACAGTACCTCTTGGGGGCTCCACGGAAGTCAACATTTCGCCCCCCACAGACCGTCAGATGCTGCCCATGGACTGCAGTGAATTTGTCAACCCTTACCATGACCCCAACGACCTGAAGAAGTTCTTCATCAATAGGGAGCAGCTGATGATTGACGAGGTGGAGCTCGGCTCAGGCAACTTTGGCTGTGTCAAGAAAGGAGTCTTCAAGACAAATAagtgagggggggtggggggtgctgCTTCTTGGATGAATGAAAACAAAAGATCAGAACCTGAGTTTAGAACCAATAACCTCATGCCTAGAGCCACTTATAACAACTGGTAACTACGTTTTATGTCACAGAGGTGTATAATTATTTTTATTGAGAAAGTGagctgaccaggaaaaactctgaACCCTAGTTAGAGGCTAACATTTAGAGCAACATGGGGCCCTATTGATAACATATCACAAATGATTGTGTGCTTCCAGGGGCCACACGGATGTGGCCATCAAGGTGCTGAAGAGTGAGAATGAGAAGCTGGTGAAAgatgagatgatgagggaggcgGAGATCATGCACCAACTGAGTAACCCTTACATCGTCCGCATGCTGGGGCTCTGCCAGGCTGAGTGCCTGATGCTGGTGATGGAGATGGCTTCTGCTGGGCCACTCAACAAGTTCCTCTCCACCAATAAGTAAGGGCAATTATTTCACACGTGTAGTACAGTATATCATCAGGCATGTTTTTCTCTTAATAGTGACATTGATCATAGAGAGTTATGGAAATGCAATTAATGATAGCCCTGCTATTACTCAAACAGTGATGATGAGCTCAGAAAAGTGAAGCTAAATACCATGAGAATTGAGTTTATTTGagttccctttctgtctctctacctctcaggGATAAGGTCACAGTGGAGAACATTGTGGGGCTGATGCACCAGGTGTCTATGGGAATGAAGTACCTGGAGGAGAAGAACTTTGTGCACAGAGACCTGGCAGCTCGCAATGTCCTGCTGGTCAACCAACAGTTCGCCAAGATCAGCGACTTTGGCCTGTCCAAGGCTTTGGGTGCTGATGACAACTATTACAAGGTAGAAGTCTCTTGCATGTGTCATGTGCTATAATGTTAAGTTGCTCTGTTTTATATAGTTAAATTATGCAGTTCTTCATATGTACATTATTCATGTGGTATGGTAagcatgtgtgtgcgtgggtaCATAGGCACGCACTGCAGGAAAATGGCCGCTGAAGTGGTATGCTCCAGAATGCATGAATTTCCACAAATTCTCCAGCAAGAGTGATGTCTGGAGCTTCGGTGTCACCATGTGGGAAGCCTTTTCTTTTGGAGGGAAACCATACAAGGTACTATCTGTACAGCAGCAGCAAGATCTATACACAACAAACATTTAAAGATGTATACtgctgcctagtggttagaaagttgggccagttaccgaaaggttgcaagatcaaatcccagagctgacaaggtaaaaacaaggcagttaacccactgttccgagcctgtcattgtaaataagaatttgttcttaactgacttgcctagttaaataaaggttcaataataaCAGCCTCCAACAAAGGAGCTGTTGAGATGATCTTCATCTTTCTTTTTATCACGTGATCAGAAAATGAAAGGTCCTGAGGTGATCAGTTTCATTGCCAGTGGGAGCCGCATGGAATGTCCATCTGGATGTCCAGATAAAATGTATGCTCTGATGAAGGACTGCTGGACATACAAGTAAGTGAGAAACCAGAGACCTATTCATTTTCACACCACATGCTACTAGACCACACTGCTGCCCAAAGGAGATCCATCAAGTCTAAAGTGTCTGATCTTTCTTTTCTCAGACACGAGGACCGGCCAGGCTTTGTGAAGGTGGAGGAGCGCATGCGAGGCTTTTATTACTCTATATCCAACAAAACTCTGCCTGAGGGGACCACAGACGCTGCTGAGCCTCTCAAATAGTCCAGGGACAAGATACACTCTGTCCCCACACCACACAATGCATTCTTTGAGACAGACAATGAGCCTCTTATGAACTGGGAACAAGCTGACGGCTTCAGAAACAGGCAGCAACAGTAAACAGCTAAACAAGCCTTATTGACGCAAATGTGAGTCTGTAATGAAAGTAATTCATATTACAACAGCCTTTTTTATTAGCTCAGGACTGCATCATTTGTTGGTTTGAATGTTTTGGAAGAAACTAAAAAAAATGGTACATGTTAGAATTGTAAAACTGCATATTGAAAGTGTAATTCCCTGAGAAAATAATTAGTTCTAGTGTGAAttctgtttctatgtatgtgCTTCAGCTCTCTATACATTTGTTAATACGTCATGATGAATAAAACATGTCACAGAATATGGTGTATGTATATCAAGTAATTGAGGAAATTATTTTTTAATAAATTATGAAACAGACTTTAAGATCAGAAATATGGGATTCATTTCGTTTTTGAGTTATGAAATTGTCTACATTTTCACAATATCGGTTACCAAGTTTGTCACTTCCACGAGAGATTGACATTTTCACAACACTTTAAAATCGAAAACTATGAGGAAACAATTAAACCCATAGCTATGTCATCGACACAACAGTCTTGCTTAGATTAATATGATGTCAAACAATTCACTTTGTTTGAATTATCAAGATActtgtaggcatatcattagGCTACCAGCCTAATGATAGAGTTGTGCACGCCTCATTGAGGTGCGCCACTCTGTCCTCGGGCGGTGTACAGTGACGTCTGATCAAAGGAAGTTGGGTTTTTTTGGGGGTAGGGAGGGGCTTATTTTTGTTTCCTAATAAAGTATAGACTTAGCGCTGTGAGTCGTATTCTTATACATTAATCATAATGTAGCTTTTGTTATACATTTGAAAACGATTAGCAAAGTTTATTTTATTCAAGGGAACATCACTAAAGAAGGCTCAGTAAAGCGGAACAAGTAAGTGGTGTCTCTAAGTTCGGGGAAAGTGGTTGGGAGACGAATTTCGTCACCGTCAGCTCGGTAGCAATTTACTCCGTTATGTTTACGTGAAATGTAATAATGATAAATATTTTGATGAGAAGGTTATGCTTAGCTTTATTATGCGAAAAGCTACAAGTGCGGTTGATGTCCTTTTTTCACGTCATGAATATACTTCGTAGCCTCGTCACGCGCCCTCATCGTTCACGAAACCAACATTAGCATCAGCGCGCAGGCTACCGCAATGCTACATCATGTACTAACTGGCTAGATTTAAGTTTTTCACTTTTGCCTCCGACCACTTTATACTTCTGATGTCAGCTGTGTAAGATATAGGCCTATAAGTAACTTCAATATATGAAATGGCCTTATTGTCTGAGGTCACATCATAAAATCGTGCAAGGTTGTCCATGCTGAACCAGGCCGTAAAGTAAATGTGACAAATAGGAAATGACTGGTGTAGCTTGCAACATTGTAACCACATTCTAATTAAAAACCTCACTCTCTGCAACATGGTAACTATCTAGTCTACTCTGTAACATCACTCACTTTTGTAACATTGTAACTGGTTGGTGTTATTCTTCTCTAAATTGATGTGGACAGACTTCCATGAACCTACTACTCTTATGACAGCAGTCATGGAAGTGTATTTTTATGGTTTGGTAGTTAAATAATTTGATTGTGATTATTAATCAGTGCTTAAACATGATTTATGAGTTGTTTTTTTAATTAGTTAATTGGAGCTCagaaatggacagagagagacaccacaaatGCTTACAGTATTATTCATTCCAAACAGAACTAATGGTGATGCGGATTGTTTTAACAAAGTATCGGTCAACAATTTGGACACCTACTCCTTCAAGGTTTTTTAcaatttttaaaattattttctacattgttgaataatggTGAAGACCTCAACTATGAAATGAGACACATGGAAtgatgtattaaccaaaaaagtgttacacaaatcaaaatattttatatttgagattcttcaaagtagccgccctttgccttgatgacggctttgcacactcttggcattctctcaacctgcttcatgaggtagtcacctggaatgcatttcaattaacaggtgtgccttgttcaaagttaATGCCCTGGAGggtaggagcgttgggccagtaaccaaaaggttgctggatcgaatccccgagctgacaaggtaaaaaaaaaaatgttctgcccctgaacaaggcagttaacacactgttcctcgGGCACCAAAGCCATGGATgtcgcacctctctgattcagagggtttgggttaaatCCGGTAgacacaactgactaggtatccccctttcccagtCTGGAAATTTTTCAGAACTTTGAAAGTACCTTCAAGTGCGGTTGCACTTGAACTGtctctcatgaagaccgccacaggaacagatgacctctgctgcagaggataagttaattagagttaccagcctctgaaattgcagcccaaataaatgcttcagagttcaagtaacagacatctcaacatcaactgttcagaggagactgcatgaatcaggccttcatggtcgaattgctggaaagaaaccactactaaaggacaccaataataagagacttgctttaGTAAGgaacaagcaatggacattagaaaggtagaaatctgtcctcttggtctgatgagtccaaattgcaTGTTTTTGGTTCCAATCGGCGTGTCattgtgaacggatgatctccacctgtgtggttcccaccgtgaagcttggaggaggtggtgtgatggcttgggggtgctttgctggtgacactatttagaattcaaggcacacttaaccagcatggctacaacagcattctgcaccgatatgccatcccatctggtttgggcttcgtcccactatcatttgtttttcaacaggacaatgacccaacatacctccaggctgtgtacgggCTATTTAGCCAAGAAGAAGAgcgattgagtgctgcatcagttgacctggcctccacaatcacccaacctcaacccaattgagatggtttgggatgagttggaccgcagagtgaaggaaaagcagccaacaaatgctccgcatatgtgggaactccatgactgttggaaaatcattccaggtgaatctggttgagagaatgccaagagtgtgcaaagctgtcatcaaggcaaagggtggctactttgacgtTTTCTCAAAtaaactatattttgatttgtttattacttttgtggttactacatgattccatatttgttagttcatagttttgatgtcttaactattattctacaatgtagaaaatggtaaaaataaagaaagaaacccttaaatgagtaggtgtccaaacttttgactggcactgtaatATTAAAAATGTAAGAAATAAATAGTGGGCCTTGTTGGCATagttgtggttagagcgttggactagtaaccggtaggctgcgagttcaaacccccgagctgacaaagtacaaatctgtcgttctgcccctgaacaggcagttaacccactgttcctaggctgtcattgaaaataagaatttgttattaactgacttgcctggttaaataaaggtaaaataaatagcCACACCAGATGGAATACTGCATGTTACTGCTGAATTTGACAATATGGCATCTATGTGAATCTGACATTGTCAATTAttctttctacccctctcagATTTGACCCTTCAACAGCCTCAGGACTAACATCATCTGTGAGAAAAATAAAACCTGTGTGTAACAGCTCCACTGTTGTTGATTTCTCCTTCATCTAACCAGTAAATAATTCTTTAAGGCATAAACAAACTGCCACATGCAACAATGTCCATGGCCCTGAAGCAAGTCTTCAACAAGGACAGGACATTCCGGCCGAAGCGTAAGTTTGAGCCCGGGACACAGCGCTTCGAGCTGCACAAGAAGGCCCAGGCGTCTCTGAATGCAGGCCTGGACCTGAAGCAGGCGGTAGCACTGCCCCATGGAGAGGACCTGAATGACTGGGTGGCTGTGCACGTGGTGGACTTCTTCAACCGCATCAACCTCATCTACGGCACCATCAGTGACTCCTGCACTGACCAGACCTGCCCCGTAATGTCCGGAGGGCCCAAGTACGAGTACCGCTGGCAGGACGAGCACAAGTACAAGAAGCCCACAGCCGTTCCAGCCCCAAAGTACATGAGCCTGCTGATGGACTGGATAGAGGTACAGATCAACAACGAACACATCTTCCCCACCAATGTCGGTATGTACAAATAATGATAACTAGGTACATGGGCTGGGATCAGCATTGTGATAAATGGGTTTAATGTTTTGGCAGAGTTACAAAAGAGAATCTTGATAGGCTGAATTCCTTgagtttgctttgtcattactaAGTGCAACAGCTGTATTTGTTCATCTACAAAGAGCCAGAAATTCTTAACCTTCCATTCTTCACATCCTCCCACCACACAACTTGGTATCTgactagcagtagaaacagccAAGCAATGGCATTAGAAATTGGTCACAGAATCCACAGTAGGGTATAAATAGGCATGGCATGTGCACATGTCCCTGGAAATGCATTGTTAAAATTCTATTAGAATAGTGTAAATGGATGGACTTCGTCTATTGCAGACCTGCCAATATGCACGCATTTTGCGTACCAACTACGCAATTCTCTGTCCATGTAAGCAGGTACGAGATCCGAGTTAAAAGTATGCAGAACTTAATAGGgcctgtatttttttaaatgtaattttaataGATTTTCTCAGTAGATATATTTTAACATCCCAATTCTCGAGCTGCAACACACAGTCATGTACGGAGTTTGTGTCAACGGACATGGAGATTAATAAATAATTATTCGACGTAGCTACACCGTGTCTGCCCCTCCTGTTTGTTGTGATGCTGAGTTTGCCGACTGTCAGCTGTACGTAAACACAGGACAAATCCATTTTCGACTCCGTGTGTTGTGGAAAGGTAAACACTAATTGTTTCAAGCTAACCTTTGCGAAAATAAAATGGACATTCAGTGCCAGCAGTTCACACGCATTTGCTAGTGcaataaatacaatttaaataCGAAAAATAACTGGTCGCATTTGTGCAATCAGATGTATTTTACACGTAATTGTAATTATGATCCACGTCACAAAAAGCATTACAAAAGTATaatcaaaaaataaatataaacatatATTGGCATTAAATGGAGTCGGGAGTTTAGAAGACTGCGCGAAGAAGGATTGAGTGTCCGGTTTTAGCTATAGAGGCAATGCTTCTAAAATGCCTTTGCACTAGATTTGAGATTTTATCAACTTCGAAAAGCATGTATGCGCTGCAAAGAAATACAATAGGCTGAAACACCGGACTCTACTAGCGAACAGCGTTCAGATTCCCTTTGCGGTAGCCTACTTTGTGTAGCTAGTTTGCGTTCTGTGTCGATGCGATcatttgtttttgtgttttcAAAATGATTTTGCTTTTAGTGTTGATTAGGAACCATGTCTAAAAAAGCATCAGACTCACAAACAGCGTGTGCTATGGGAAGTAAACTCAAATTTGCAGGTACTCTAAAAAGTTGGACAGGGTTGGCAGGTCTGCTAGTGGATGGATGAAGGAAAATATGAATCATCTGTCCTGTGGTCCTTCAAGTGATACAAGCATGATCCTGTAATACACAAAAAGTTGAGAATTAATCTGACAAGTAGACTGATTCAAACATATGGTTGAGAGCATGACTGCTTTTGTTTACTTTACATGTTTCTGGAGGACACATCTTCATATTTTTTTTGTcatcttttgttttgtttttgaaggTACTCCCTTCCCCAAGACCTTCATGCAGGTAGCTAAGAAGATTCTGTCTCGCTTGTTCCGTGTGTTCGTCCATGTCTACATCCACCACTTTGATCGTGTGAGCCAGATGGGTGCAGAGGCCCACGTCAACACCTGTTACAAGCACTTCTACTACTTCGTAACAGAGTTTAACCTCACAGACCATAAGGAGCTCGAGCCACTGGTGAGTGAGGAAAAAAATAACTTAATTGTCTATCTTGTTGGTATGTGAGCTGATAAAACAATTGCACAAGCTTATAAAGGCAAGGATACATTTTAATTTCCATATAATTTCTTTGACATTACATGGCTTTTGTGTAAAGGAAGTTGCCTTTAGTTATGTCTGTTTTGCACTCTAGAATTGTGATCTTTAAGAGCACATTTTTGTGCTTTTGCTATAATAATATTGCTAAACTACAACTCCTGTCTCCTACAGAAAGAGATGACATCACAGATGTGCCACTAAGGGAGCGCCACTGACCACTTGACACATTCCCCCTTGAAGACTAGTTCCGTCCATGTAGAAGAATGAAACAGGAAACGTAAACCAAATCTAAAAGAGTCTTTATTTTTATAAACAAGTACTGTAATCTATTTTAACCATGTAGGTCTTTTTAACCAGGAACCTTGTAAGGCATTCTGTTCCTTTTAATGTTTTGAGCATTTTATCAGAGCACAGTATTAAGAGATCTTTCTTTTTTAATTTGAAGCTGAATCATTCCTGTCATTTAGTTGTTCTCATATCTTAAAATAATATATGTATGTTTGTACATATCTAAGATTGTAGTATGTGGTGACATTAAACATACTCATTCTATGTCCCTACTCTAAACTCAGTGTCTTATGTTTAATTATAGAATGGGTAGTTTGGATCCCGGATGCTGATTGGATGAGCAGCGTTTGAAGCCGTGTTGTATTACCATTGTTATTTTTCCAGAATATACACTCAAACTAATATATTGTTTGTTAATTAAATCTATGGCATTGTTTTGTAAAAGCAATAAAATAACTGAGAACAAGGCCTGTAGAGCGAGACCAACAAACATAATAAACCAGTCGTGCAGGTCTTAAGTTTGTCCACAAGGTGGCATAAAGAGCACACAAATATGGCTGGTGTAAGGGTTGTGGAGTTAATATGTAGCCTGAAACCCATTCAGTTTAATATGTGCCATTAACCTCATCCTAGACTTATAGATCCATTGAAGGGGAAACGTAGAGCTTGTGACATGTTTCGGGGTAATTATCTGATTTAAAACGGTTATGCAAGAAACAGTATGGACTGAACTGTTATAATAAGGAAGACAGCGACTTTGTTGTAAATGTTTTCTTCTGTCCTCCATAATTGCTCAAACTAAGAAGGAACACTACTTGGCCTTTGCCAGATAGGCTTGGGCACAGTGGTCTGGGGTGGATTAACAGGCCATGATAATTCATAATGAACAGTATTATGTCACAGCCAGTGAGAGTTAAAGGCAAGAATGATTTTCATTCATAACCTGTCCTATTCCTTTTCGATGGGGACAGGTCATTATTGCACACGCATCAAATTAAACGCGTATCAACTTAA
Proteins encoded:
- the LOC135512851 gene encoding tyrosine-protein kinase ZAP-70 isoform X2; this translates as MATDPATELPFFYGSISRSEAEEHLKLAGMADGLFLLRQCLRSLGGYVISLIWDMDFHHYSVEKQLNGTYCIAGGKPHCGPAELCEFYSKDSDGLVCNLKKPCLRSPDNPIRAGVFDNLRDNMLREYVRQTWNLEGEAMEQAIISQAPQLEKLIATTAHERMPWYHGKIPRQEGERRLYSRAQPDGKFLVRDREESGTFALSLMYGKTAYHYQILHDKSGKYSMPEGTKFDTVWQLVEYLKMKPDGLVTVLREPCVNRSNAKQTPVVPSGRLSRTNRYTPPPGVPLGGSTEVNISPPTDRQMLPMDCSEFVNPYHDPNDLKKFFINREQLMIDEVELGSGNFGCVKKGVFKTNKGHTDVAIKVLKSENEKLVKDEMMREAEIMHQLSNPYIVRMLGLCQAECLMLVMEMASAGPLNKFLSTNKDKVTVENIVGLMHQVSMGMKYLEEKNFVHRDLAARNVLLVNQQFAKISDFGLSKALGADDNYYKARTAGKWPLKWYAPECMNFHKFSSKSDVWSFGVTMWEAFSFGGKPYKKMKGPEVISFIASGSRMECPSGCPDKMYALMKDCWTYKHEDRPGFVKVEERMRGFYYSISNKTLPEGTTDAAEPLK
- the mob3a gene encoding MOB kinase activator 3A, producing the protein MSMALKQVFNKDRTFRPKRKFEPGTQRFELHKKAQASLNAGLDLKQAVALPHGEDLNDWVAVHVVDFFNRINLIYGTISDSCTDQTCPVMSGGPKYEYRWQDEHKYKKPTAVPAPKYMSLLMDWIEVQINNEHIFPTNVGTPFPKTFMQVAKKILSRLFRVFVHVYIHHFDRVSQMGAEAHVNTCYKHFYYFVTEFNLTDHKELEPLKEMTSQMCH
- the LOC135512851 gene encoding tyrosine-protein kinase ZAP-70 isoform X1, which encodes MATDPATELPFFYGSISRSEAEEHLKLAGMADGLFLLRQCLRSLGGYVISLIWDMDFHHYSVEKQLNGTYCIAGGKPHCGPAELCEFYSKDSDGLVCNLKKPCLRSPDNPIRAGVFDNLRDNMLREYVRQTWNLEGEAMEQAIISQAPQLEKLIATTAHERMPWYHGKIPRQEGERRLYSRAQPDGKFLVRDREESGTFALSLMYGKTAYHYQILHDKSGKYSMPEGTKFDTVWQVDCSVFFNKLVQMYYVCYLMLKFTSLSLPSTLQLVEYLKMKPDGLVTVLREPCVNRSNAKQTPVVPSGRLSRTNRYTPPPGVPLGGSTEVNISPPTDRQMLPMDCSEFVNPYHDPNDLKKFFINREQLMIDEVELGSGNFGCVKKGVFKTNKGHTDVAIKVLKSENEKLVKDEMMREAEIMHQLSNPYIVRMLGLCQAECLMLVMEMASAGPLNKFLSTNKDKVTVENIVGLMHQVSMGMKYLEEKNFVHRDLAARNVLLVNQQFAKISDFGLSKALGADDNYYKARTAGKWPLKWYAPECMNFHKFSSKSDVWSFGVTMWEAFSFGGKPYKKMKGPEVISFIASGSRMECPSGCPDKMYALMKDCWTYKHEDRPGFVKVEERMRGFYYSISNKTLPEGTTDAAEPLK